A genomic region of Bdellovibrionales bacterium contains the following coding sequences:
- a CDS encoding TerC family protein: protein MKGFVSEVSVAPSWLWAAFTLGVLVLLAIDLSLFGRGNHKIQAKTALIESGIWIAVAICFNTWFAMAFGTELGLEFLTGYLVEKSLSVDNLFVILLIFSSFRIPEIHQHRVLFYGVLGAIVLRAVFILLGAHLLHSFHWVLYIFGIILVFTAIKFLRETDDRVDVKEDWSIRLLKKILPTTDKSSGTHFFVSENGVRKATPLFLALVVIEATDLVFAVDSIPAVFAVTQDAFVAFASNILAILGLRALYFVLADWVVKMRYLKPGLAAILGFIGAKMLLVDLFKVPSWISLLVIFSILTTAALSSWYVARIEIKQMEKSDPFL, encoded by the coding sequence ATGAAGGGATTCGTCTCTGAAGTTTCCGTTGCACCGTCATGGCTTTGGGCTGCATTTACTCTTGGGGTCCTTGTCCTGTTGGCGATAGACTTGAGTCTATTTGGACGTGGAAATCACAAGATTCAGGCCAAGACGGCCTTGATTGAAAGCGGAATCTGGATAGCAGTTGCAATCTGTTTCAATACTTGGTTTGCGATGGCATTTGGGACCGAGCTGGGGCTTGAATTCTTGACTGGCTACCTGGTGGAAAAGAGTCTGAGCGTCGATAATCTTTTTGTGATTTTGCTTATTTTTAGCTCCTTTCGAATACCTGAAATTCATCAGCACCGAGTGCTTTTTTATGGTGTCTTGGGCGCTATCGTGCTGCGAGCGGTATTTATTCTCTTAGGTGCTCATCTGCTCCATTCATTTCATTGGGTTCTTTATATTTTTGGAATCATTCTGGTTTTCACAGCAATTAAATTTTTGCGTGAAACCGATGATAGAGTTGATGTTAAGGAAGATTGGTCGATTCGCCTGTTGAAAAAAATCCTTCCCACGACAGATAAATCAAGTGGAACCCACTTTTTTGTTTCCGAAAATGGCGTGCGAAAGGCCACGCCGCTGTTTCTCGCGCTTGTTGTGATTGAAGCGACTGATCTCGTTTTTGCGGTGGATTCAATTCCCGCGGTATTTGCCGTCACTCAAGATGCCTTTGTTGCCTTTGCCTCTAACATTCTCGCAATCTTGGGTCTTAGGGCTCTTTACTTTGTTCTTGCGGATTGGGTTGTTAAAATGCGCTATCTGAAGCCGGGTCTTGCTGCCATTTTGGGATTTATTGGTGCAAAAATGCTTCTGGTTGATCTCTTCAAAGTTCCCAGCTGGATTTCTTTACTTGTTATTTTTTCCATCCTGACAACGGCGGCTCTCAGCTCGTGGTATGTGGCAAGGATAGAGATAAAGCAAATGGAGAAGTCGGATCCATTTTTATGA
- a CDS encoding TIGR00645 family protein: protein MKKLENIFEVIIFSSRWIQAPIYGGLIVGSVLYTYKFLVELLHLCATVNSVTEEVLMLGVLTLVDIAMVLNLLTMVIIGGYATFVSRIHLENHEDRPDWLEKINAGTLKVKLAGALVGISGIHLLKSFVDIGKKDPEQIKWQIVIHVVFLFSTLALAYTEKVLHSCESSPNKLKHS, encoded by the coding sequence TTGAAGAAGCTAGAGAACATTTTCGAAGTCATCATTTTTTCCAGCAGATGGATACAGGCGCCCATTTATGGCGGTCTTATTGTAGGGTCCGTTCTTTATACCTACAAATTTTTGGTCGAGCTTTTGCATCTTTGCGCAACTGTAAATTCAGTTACAGAAGAAGTTTTGATGCTCGGAGTTTTGACTCTGGTGGATATTGCGATGGTTTTGAATCTGCTCACTATGGTCATCATCGGAGGATATGCTACATTTGTCAGTCGTATCCACTTGGAAAATCATGAGGACCGTCCAGATTGGCTAGAAAAAATCAACGCGGGAACTCTGAAGGTGAAATTAGCTGGAGCCTTGGTCGGTATCTCCGGAATCCACCTTCTGAAATCATTTGTCGACATTGGTAAGAAAGATCCAGAACAGATAAAATGGCAAATTGTGATCCATGTCGTTTTTCTGTTTTCAACTCTCGCCCTTGCCTACACTGAAAAAGTACTCCATTCGTGTGAGTCTAGTCCAAACAAATTAAAGCATTCTTAG
- a CDS encoding LysR family transcriptional regulator, translating into MQWLNYHHLYYFRTIATEGGIAKAAEKLRLGQPTLSTQLKQLEEMLGKPLFERRNRRMILTDAGKAALDYSNEIFRLGDEMVEVLKDRSIGNQIHLQVGALDSVPKSVILSLVKEAYRISPSCTVSILEGKGDELFRELYSHKLDLILSNFPPPALEQRQVYSKSVAKLPVAIFGAASFGTLKRSFPHSLNEKPFVLPTPHSKLRHDLNHYFRLQNICILPVAETQDTSLQILFAKQGIGLAPLSEVSTENLVQAGALQRIGKLKGVYEEVWLVSAQRKLENPIAAKLIKSFTLY; encoded by the coding sequence ATGCAGTGGCTGAACTATCATCACCTCTACTATTTCCGAACGATTGCAACGGAGGGCGGAATTGCAAAAGCCGCCGAAAAGCTCCGCTTGGGTCAGCCAACTCTAAGTACCCAACTTAAGCAGCTCGAAGAAATGCTTGGAAAACCTCTGTTTGAGCGTCGCAATCGAAGAATGATCCTCACTGATGCTGGGAAGGCTGCACTTGACTATTCCAACGAGATTTTCAGGCTGGGTGACGAGATGGTTGAGGTTCTCAAGGATCGGAGCATTGGCAATCAGATCCACCTTCAGGTTGGCGCGCTTGATAGCGTGCCAAAGAGCGTCATCCTTTCTTTAGTGAAGGAGGCTTATAGAATATCACCATCGTGCACGGTATCGATCTTGGAGGGAAAAGGTGATGAGCTTTTTCGTGAGCTTTACAGCCACAAGCTTGATCTCATCCTCTCGAATTTTCCGCCGCCGGCCTTGGAGCAAAGGCAGGTGTATTCTAAATCTGTGGCCAAGTTACCCGTAGCTATTTTCGGCGCAGCATCTTTTGGCACACTTAAGAGATCCTTTCCACATTCTCTCAACGAAAAGCCTTTTGTCCTTCCAACTCCGCACAGCAAGCTAAGGCATGATCTCAATCACTATTTTAGGCTCCAAAATATTTGCATTCTTCCCGTCGCGGAGACTCAGGACACGAGCTTACAAATATTGTTCGCAAAACAAGGGATCGGGCTTGCGCCGCTTTCGGAGGTCTCAACCGAGAATTTAGTTCAAGCGGGAGCTCTTCAGCGGATTGGGAAGTTAAAGGGTGTCTACGAAGAGGTGTGGCTAGTCTCAGCTCAAAGAAAGCTTGAAAACCCGATTGCTGCAAAGCTCATAAAAAGCTTCACCTTGTATTGA
- the htpX gene encoding protease HtpX produces the protein MAWAKRIGLFIAVNLLVMVTISLILNMLGVKPYLTQYGLDYQSLMIFCLVWGMGGAFISLALSRIMAKWTMGVQIIDLDTRDFEQRELLQMVHDLAKSAHLPAMPQVGIYDSPEVNAFATGPTKSRSLVAVSNGLLQSMKREEIKGVLGHEIAHIANGDMVTMTLIQGVVNAFVMFLARAIAFALVMAGNKSEDREGSGAPIAYYVVQFVLEIVFMILGSMVVAWFSRYREFRADKGGARLAGRQNMIQALQGLQRTFEEVDPAAQPSIQALKISGRPVGIMRLFSTHPPLEERIERLRTAI, from the coding sequence ATGGCTTGGGCAAAAAGAATCGGTTTGTTTATAGCAGTCAACCTGCTCGTGATGGTCACCATTTCTCTCATTCTGAATATGTTGGGGGTTAAACCCTATTTAACCCAATATGGCCTCGACTACCAATCGCTCATGATCTTCTGCCTTGTGTGGGGCATGGGTGGTGCTTTCATTTCATTGGCGCTCTCTCGAATCATGGCTAAGTGGACGATGGGTGTTCAGATTATCGATCTTGATACAAGAGATTTTGAACAACGAGAGCTCCTCCAAATGGTCCACGACCTCGCAAAATCGGCACATTTGCCAGCCATGCCTCAAGTTGGAATCTATGACTCTCCCGAGGTGAACGCATTCGCCACGGGGCCAACCAAATCACGATCCCTTGTTGCCGTGTCCAATGGGCTACTTCAAAGTATGAAGCGAGAGGAGATCAAGGGTGTTTTGGGTCATGAGATCGCCCATATTGCAAATGGCGATATGGTAACCATGACGTTAATCCAGGGCGTGGTGAATGCCTTTGTGATGTTCCTTGCTCGCGCAATCGCTTTTGCTCTTGTCATGGCTGGCAATAAGAGTGAGGACAGGGAGGGCTCTGGCGCCCCGATAGCCTACTATGTGGTTCAGTTTGTTTTAGAGATTGTTTTCATGATTCTTGGATCCATGGTCGTTGCCTGGTTTTCTCGCTATCGGGAGTTTCGGGCAGATAAAGGAGGCGCTCGCTTAGCAGGCCGACAGAATATGATCCAGGCGCTTCAGGGTTTGCAACGGACCTTCGAGGAAGTCGACCCTGCCGCACAACCATCTATTCAGGCGCTTAAGATATCAGGTCGGCCCGTTGGAATTATGCGACTCTTCTCAACCCATCCGCCGCTGGAGGAAAGAATCGAGCGTTTGAGAACAGCCATCTGA
- a CDS encoding zf-TFIIB domain-containing protein: MNCPNCKEVRLMMSERQGIEIDYCPECRGVWLDRGELDKLIERAIPAKSASMRDSERNSYYRKDDDDDLEHKYEPYHKKKKSFLSDIFD, translated from the coding sequence ATGAACTGCCCAAATTGCAAAGAAGTTAGGCTGATGATGTCAGAGCGACAAGGAATTGAAATTGACTACTGCCCCGAATGTCGTGGCGTATGGCTGGATCGCGGTGAGCTTGACAAACTCATCGAACGGGCCATTCCGGCCAAGTCCGCGTCCATGCGGGACTCGGAAAGAAACAGCTACTACAGGAAGGATGATGACGACGACTTAGAACATAAATATGAGCCCTATCATAAGAAGAAAAAATCCTTCCTTTCTGACATATTTGATTGA
- a CDS encoding carbonic anhydrase, whose amino-acid sequence MESRQDQIIRELKEGNIRFLEGRSLQTSKSSLRKLKQFSLSGQSPKVIVLCCSDSRTPVEIIFDQDIGDLFVIRVAGNIVAPSLVGSVEFAASTFGTNLVLVMGHTQCGAVTATLDHIENSLSSTSDNIQDIVSRIRPQIYPISQMSGISREEKLNRAIEANVRASISQLSNSSRLIEELVHKKQLKILGAVLSLASGRVGFLT is encoded by the coding sequence ATCGAAAGCAGACAAGACCAAATCATACGAGAATTGAAAGAAGGAAATATTAGGTTTCTTGAAGGAAGATCACTCCAAACCTCAAAATCTTCGTTAAGAAAACTCAAACAATTTTCACTATCTGGCCAATCGCCAAAAGTGATCGTTTTATGCTGCTCCGACTCTCGAACCCCTGTGGAGATAATTTTCGATCAAGATATCGGAGATTTATTCGTCATCCGTGTGGCCGGTAATATAGTGGCTCCATCCCTCGTCGGAAGTGTGGAATTTGCGGCCAGCACTTTTGGAACAAATCTCGTCCTGGTGATGGGACACACTCAATGCGGAGCGGTCACTGCGACGCTGGACCATATCGAAAACTCTTTGTCCTCTACTTCCGATAACATTCAGGATATTGTCAGTCGCATTCGGCCTCAGATATATCCTATTTCACAAATGTCGGGGATTTCACGTGAAGAAAAGTTGAATCGCGCTATCGAAGCAAATGTGCGAGCTTCTATCAGTCAACTATCGAATTCGAGCCGTCTGATCGAGGAACTTGTTCATAAAAAGCAGCTCAAAATTTTGGGCGCCGTATTGAGCCTGGCTTCGGGCAGGGTGGGCTTTCTGACATGA
- a CDS encoding PAS domain S-box protein, with protein sequence MLDLKQSVLIPESKRPNLRLDSTDYNYHPTNQLSIFARNETEKSKAPQRTSGDNLSSSGEPKDSTSSTSRAHFDAIISSLVTGFVLQDDKGSIIDFNPAALEILGLASDQLLGRTSMDPRWKAIHQDGSPFPGNEHPAILALKTGLNQKNVIMGIEQPNSARRWIKINSVPLFPRGHLSGCRPDQVISTFDDVTELVNLNQALSKLKERHEVAVRSVTFCLWEWNLKTGTIVWDENMYKLMEIDHDKFSPDYDNFLRSILKEDSEKLKNLTSLAFSKKEPNIRSVFRIKTKAGTIKYIEFYAECFYDNEGNILRVVGSDWDVSNSIQQEKENEIQRTRLREASKMATLGEMAGGIAHEINNPLTIIQNLSSRILKILPRNSNGPMETKILEESFKHLDTITSTCDRISQIIRGLRSFSRKADGDPFALMPLKDILNETIELCRKRFYLSGIDFRIATIPDLTISARSCQISQVLLNLLNNSYDAIKDQKEKWIEFGFFQVNEHLIELSITDSGHGIPKEIAEKMMNPFFTTKPVGKGTGLGLSISKEIIEAHSGTIVLDGSSPHTRFVIRLPLIAESQKKSA encoded by the coding sequence TTGTTAGATCTCAAACAATCGGTACTCATCCCCGAATCCAAACGGCCCAATTTGAGACTGGACTCAACCGACTACAATTACCATCCGACAAATCAACTGAGCATTTTTGCGAGGAACGAAACAGAAAAAAGTAAGGCCCCTCAGCGAACTTCAGGAGACAATTTGTCATCGTCGGGCGAACCGAAAGATTCTACTTCCTCAACGTCAAGGGCACATTTCGACGCTATCATTTCGTCACTCGTGACAGGATTTGTCCTCCAAGATGACAAGGGCAGTATCATTGACTTCAATCCCGCGGCCCTTGAAATACTCGGCCTTGCCTCGGATCAGCTCCTGGGCAGAACCTCCATGGATCCCAGATGGAAAGCCATTCATCAGGATGGATCCCCATTCCCGGGAAACGAGCACCCTGCAATACTGGCATTAAAAACAGGTTTGAACCAAAAAAATGTCATCATGGGAATAGAACAGCCCAATTCCGCCAGGCGATGGATAAAAATCAACTCCGTTCCGCTTTTCCCTCGAGGACATCTTTCGGGGTGCAGACCAGATCAAGTTATTTCGACATTCGATGACGTGACCGAATTGGTGAACTTGAATCAGGCCCTTTCCAAACTCAAGGAACGCCATGAAGTTGCTGTTCGCTCGGTTACTTTTTGCCTATGGGAATGGAATTTAAAAACTGGAACTATCGTCTGGGATGAGAACATGTACAAACTCATGGAAATCGACCATGACAAGTTTTCTCCAGATTACGACAACTTTTTAAGATCAATTCTCAAGGAGGATTCGGAAAAGCTAAAAAATCTGACGTCACTCGCCTTTTCCAAAAAGGAACCAAATATTCGCTCGGTATTTAGAATTAAAACGAAAGCTGGAACAATCAAGTATATCGAGTTTTACGCAGAGTGCTTTTATGACAATGAAGGGAATATCCTCCGGGTCGTTGGAAGTGATTGGGACGTCAGCAACTCTATCCAGCAAGAGAAAGAAAACGAAATTCAACGCACACGCCTCAGAGAGGCTTCGAAAATGGCCACTTTGGGAGAAATGGCCGGTGGAATCGCCCACGAAATCAACAATCCTCTGACTATTATTCAAAATCTGTCCTCTCGTATTTTGAAAATCCTCCCTCGAAATTCAAATGGACCGATGGAAACCAAAATCCTAGAAGAATCCTTTAAGCATCTTGACACAATCACATCGACTTGTGACAGGATATCTCAAATTATTAGAGGTCTCAGGTCATTCTCGCGAAAGGCGGATGGGGATCCCTTCGCATTGATGCCATTAAAAGATATACTGAACGAGACAATTGAGCTCTGCAGAAAGAGATTTTATCTCTCTGGAATTGATTTTAGAATTGCAACGATTCCGGATCTAACCATAAGTGCACGCTCGTGCCAAATTTCTCAGGTCCTCTTGAACCTACTCAACAACTCATACGACGCAATAAAAGATCAGAAAGAAAAGTGGATCGAATTTGGATTTTTTCAAGTCAATGAGCATCTGATTGAACTCAGTATCACTGACAGCGGTCATGGTATTCCAAAGGAAATTGCTGAAAAAATGATGAATCCATTCTTCACTACCAAGCCAGTCGGAAAAGGTACGGGACTTGGTCTAAGTATTTCAAAAGAGATTATTGAAGCTCACTCAGGAACGATCGTTCTTGATGGTTCGTCACCTCACACAAGATTCGTGATTCGCCTTCCTCTTATTGCCGAATCGCAGAAGAAATCCGCATAA
- a CDS encoding ABC transporter substrate-binding protein, with the protein MNKFFSISLFLFIFLPFLSSVAAGNRPIQVGSSPVVSSVGIYIALDKGYFLEEGLDVNVTDFKNSGAPMTLLLAKGELDVGAGNLTSGLFNAMTEGQQFKLVADKGHLALDRDYIGLLVRADHLASGRYKSFGDLKGFKMGLTALDGVSQQIIAERFLTKAGLAAKDVTFVKLSYAEMNVALRTKQIDACIQLEPFLTQAERDGIGKRVAGGVDVHPRQQSAAIFFSPNFISERPNDGIKFMKAYLRGVRLYNKSVENKYFDKDLLASLKKHIPIDQDSLWKEMRPVGLNNNGLLDLTSLQQDLEWYQGKKYLTKPIKVEQIVDLKFAKQATMLLDNATN; encoded by the coding sequence ATGAATAAGTTCTTTAGCATTTCCTTATTTTTATTTATTTTTCTACCTTTCCTTTCTTCTGTAGCGGCAGGTAATCGCCCTATCCAAGTTGGATCTTCTCCAGTTGTCAGCAGCGTAGGGATCTATATCGCTTTGGATAAAGGATATTTTCTTGAAGAGGGACTCGATGTAAATGTCACTGACTTTAAAAATTCCGGAGCCCCCATGACTCTTCTGCTCGCCAAGGGGGAGTTAGATGTCGGAGCTGGAAATCTGACCTCTGGCCTCTTTAATGCAATGACAGAGGGACAACAGTTCAAGCTCGTCGCTGATAAAGGTCATTTGGCATTGGACCGCGACTACATAGGCCTCCTCGTCCGTGCAGATCATCTTGCCAGTGGGCGATACAAGAGTTTCGGAGATCTAAAAGGATTCAAGATGGGACTTACTGCTTTGGATGGAGTATCCCAACAGATAATCGCCGAAAGATTTCTTACAAAAGCAGGTCTGGCGGCCAAAGACGTGACCTTTGTTAAGCTTTCATATGCAGAAATGAATGTTGCGCTCAGAACAAAACAGATCGACGCTTGCATTCAATTGGAACCATTTCTGACTCAAGCAGAAAGAGATGGCATTGGAAAAAGGGTGGCTGGAGGGGTCGACGTTCACCCTCGTCAACAAAGTGCAGCTATTTTCTTTTCTCCCAATTTTATTTCTGAACGTCCGAATGATGGAATTAAATTTATGAAGGCATATTTGCGAGGAGTTCGACTTTACAACAAATCAGTTGAAAACAAGTATTTTGATAAAGACCTTCTTGCATCCTTGAAGAAACACATTCCTATCGATCAAGATTCCTTATGGAAGGAAATGCGACCCGTCGGTTTAAATAACAATGGTCTTCTCGACCTAACCTCACTTCAACAGGATTTGGAATGGTATCAAGGAAAAAAATATTTGACTAAACCTATCAAGGTCGAACAAATTGTAGATTTAAAATTTGCAAAACAGGCAACCATGCTTTTAGACAATGCTACCAATTGA
- a CDS encoding ATP-binding cassette domain-containing protein: protein MLPIDYSSPPRNELIIFKDVHFSFGMREVFRALEFKLRPKEIVVLIGGSGSGKTTFLRLAAGLLKPNLGQIYLSSQLQGWGYVSQNSGLVPWLNVMQNLRVFLKGGSETFEKCKELLNRFGLSSCEGLLPHDLSGGMKQKVSLIRAFASNPEIVLMDEPFSHLDMALKSELYLFARELWQTTGAAVILVTHDIDEALLLAHRILICSAKEKNLAASPSPPISVDTIVELRANPSYISEYSALFKVLIDEHNKQNRDRTH, encoded by the coding sequence ATGCTACCAATTGATTATTCGTCGCCACCCAGAAATGAGTTGATCATATTTAAGGACGTTCACTTTTCCTTCGGAATGCGAGAAGTTTTTAGGGCGCTCGAATTTAAATTAAGGCCTAAGGAAATAGTCGTGCTCATCGGGGGAAGTGGCTCTGGAAAAACGACCTTTCTTCGATTGGCGGCGGGCCTACTTAAACCAAATTTGGGGCAAATTTATCTTTCTTCTCAACTGCAGGGCTGGGGGTACGTTAGTCAAAATTCAGGTCTTGTTCCCTGGCTTAATGTCATGCAAAACCTTCGGGTTTTTCTAAAAGGCGGCAGTGAGACCTTTGAAAAATGTAAAGAATTGCTAAACCGTTTCGGACTCAGTTCTTGCGAGGGTCTTTTACCCCATGATCTCTCCGGGGGAATGAAACAAAAGGTCTCATTGATTCGGGCCTTTGCATCGAATCCTGAGATTGTTCTGATGGATGAGCCTTTTTCCCATCTCGATATGGCATTAAAGAGCGAGCTTTATCTTTTTGCACGCGAACTCTGGCAAACGACGGGCGCTGCCGTGATACTGGTGACCCACGACATAGACGAGGCCCTTCTTTTAGCTCATCGAATTCTTATTTGCTCAGCCAAAGAAAAAAATCTCGCCGCGAGCCCTTCTCCTCCCATTTCAGTTGACACAATTGTTGAGTTGCGTGCCAATCCTTCTTACATAAGCGAGTATTCTGCACTTTTTAAGGTTTTGATTGATGAACATAACAAACAGAATCGGGATAGGACTCATTAG
- a CDS encoding ABC transporter permease subunit, which yields MAFIWEILARQNFVDSGIFPPPTSILWRLFELLFQDPDFSVHLISSSRRFLIGALLGATSAVILAYLVKSKSFFQKFIDPWIAILYPLPKVALVPFFLLVFGLGDLSKVAMIAMGVFFLVYINIYAGLLRLNKSALLDLFHIYRVSSLKTQYEFYGKGVVPDLLIGLKTGAGYGLTLMVVSEYTGGQNGIGYFIWRSWDLFKILDLYSGVIFIGVAGLLINSLFDYAINKISRQYAL from the coding sequence GTGGCATTTATTTGGGAAATCCTTGCACGACAAAATTTTGTCGACTCAGGTATCTTTCCTCCACCCACGAGTATACTCTGGCGTCTTTTTGAACTTCTGTTTCAAGACCCAGATTTTTCGGTTCATCTCATCTCAAGTTCGCGGCGCTTTTTGATTGGTGCACTTCTTGGAGCCACTTCCGCTGTAATTTTAGCCTACCTAGTTAAGTCAAAAAGCTTCTTTCAAAAATTCATTGATCCATGGATAGCCATTCTCTATCCTCTTCCAAAAGTGGCCTTAGTTCCATTCTTTCTTCTCGTTTTTGGCCTGGGAGACCTTTCCAAAGTTGCGATGATTGCCATGGGCGTATTTTTTCTAGTTTACATTAATATTTACGCAGGACTTTTACGACTAAATAAATCGGCCTTGCTCGATTTATTTCACATCTATCGAGTCAGCTCACTGAAGACCCAATATGAATTCTATGGAAAGGGCGTTGTTCCTGATCTACTGATTGGCCTCAAAACAGGCGCAGGATACGGCCTTACTCTCATGGTTGTATCTGAATATACGGGCGGCCAAAATGGAATAGGCTATTTTATTTGGCGATCTTGGGATCTCTTCAAAATATTAGATCTTTACAGCGGAGTTATTTTCATAGGTGTCGCGGGTCTGCTGATCAATTCATTATTTGACTATGCAATCAATAAGATCAGTCGCCAATACGCTCTCTAA
- a CDS encoding serine hydrolase: MKFIARLFLLLFLIGTGILARADLATYEDLGLSESRVEILIKELDGLNTAAFLVMDIRGRILISHGRVNELFDIHSIKKAFLNGLFGTLWDNNLVDLNASIADFGINDDQASLTKVELQATIFDLLKSRSGVYIEPVREMQYYINRRPPRGRDRPGEQWHYNDWGFDVLGYIFERISGETIAGAIDERLLLPLGIPKRDRHSILSDRRHRYSSFGLRTSAVELAEYGRVMLGSPVNGKLLLSKHWIHLSTNTYSDLGQLGGFGLLWWTSPGGRHFGQNLFQEPVFFKLGLWRPTPGCVSLQRADPCSFNRRKVWR, from the coding sequence TTGAAATTTATTGCAAGGCTGTTTCTTCTTTTGTTTCTAATTGGAACTGGCATTTTAGCTCGGGCCGATTTGGCGACTTATGAGGACTTGGGTTTATCTGAAAGCCGAGTCGAGATTCTGATAAAGGAATTGGACGGGCTCAATACAGCGGCATTTTTGGTGATGGACATTCGTGGGCGAATTCTGATTTCTCATGGACGTGTGAACGAATTATTTGATATTCACTCGATAAAAAAGGCCTTTCTCAATGGTCTGTTTGGAACTCTTTGGGACAATAATCTGGTAGACTTGAATGCATCTATAGCCGACTTTGGAATCAATGACGATCAGGCATCACTGACAAAAGTAGAGCTTCAGGCCACGATTTTCGATCTTTTAAAATCCCGGTCGGGAGTCTATATTGAGCCAGTCAGAGAAATGCAATACTACATCAACCGTCGTCCCCCGAGAGGGCGTGACCGCCCGGGCGAACAGTGGCACTACAATGACTGGGGTTTTGATGTTCTAGGGTATATTTTTGAGAGGATCTCGGGAGAGACGATCGCAGGGGCAATCGACGAGAGGCTTCTACTTCCCCTTGGAATTCCCAAAAGGGATCGGCACTCTATATTGAGTGATAGGAGACATCGCTACTCAAGTTTTGGTTTGCGAACATCGGCGGTCGAATTGGCAGAATATGGGCGAGTTATGCTCGGGAGCCCAGTGAATGGGAAACTTCTTCTGAGCAAACATTGGATTCATCTGAGCACAAATACCTATTCTGATCTGGGACAGCTTGGAGGATTTGGCTTATTGTGGTGGACTTCTCCAGGAGGCAGACATTTTGGACAGAATCTTTTTCAAGAGCCAGTTTTTTTCAAGCTGGGGCTTTGGAGGCCAACACCTGGTTGTGTTTCCCTCCAGCGAGCTGATCCTTGTTCATTTAACAGACGTAAGGTTTGGAGATGA